A genomic region of Branchiostoma lanceolatum isolate klBraLanc5 chromosome 4, klBraLanc5.hap2, whole genome shotgun sequence contains the following coding sequences:
- the LOC136433989 gene encoding uncharacterized protein has translation MSDTAEAEASDGREQKQLYGFQASTTYTGHASLPGGRSSDSPEAGQEAEKHVSAREEARLQSRRLSEDGAVDLSASRPGRGGGGRSDATTQADEDSLGGSSFDSSSVDDQQDSPREREESSDDQAEERRHQSYLEGYRGHPHPDALRAGIPTTPVHLVYPGIGYVQVQMPVDLRGQPVAFLQPGLNGGHPHTAPPSSPASSVTMLEELRKRVHSGIELAKPAQPRKKARNVPDGEKDNSYWERRRKNNEAAKRSREMRKAKEGEIAVRAVLLEEENIKLRSQVGDLKQETERLRALLYASSPGKGEK, from the coding sequence atgtccgaCACGGCGGAGGCGGAAGCCAGCGACGGCAGGGAACAGAAGCAACTCTACGGGTTCCAGGCCAGCACGACCTACACGGGACACGCGTCGCTTCCCGGCGGCCGGTCGTCGGATTCCCCCGAAGCAGGGCAGGAGGCGGAGAAGCACGTCTCGGCGAGGGAGGAGGCTAGACTACAGTCCCGGCGGCTGTCGGAAGATGGCGCGGTAGACCTGAGCGCCAGCCGCCCGGGCCGTGGTGGCGGGGGTCGGTCCGACGCCACGACCCAGGCCGACGAAGACAGCCTCGGCGGAAGCAGCTTCGATTCCTCCTCGGTCGACGACCAGCAGGATTCCCCGAGAGAGAGGGAGGAGTCTTCCGACGACCAAGCGGAGGAACGTCGCCACCAGAGCTACCTAGAGGGTTACCGCGGCCACCCCCACCCGGACGCCCTACGGGCAGGCATCCCCACCACCCCCGTACACCTGGTGTACCCTGGCATCGGGTACGTCCAGGTACAGATGCCGGTGGATCTGCGCGGGCAGCCCGTGGCGTTCCTCCAGCCTGGCCTGAACGGCGGCCACCCCCACACCGCCCCGCCCAGCTCCCCGGCCTCCTCGGTGACCATGCTGGAGGAGCTCCGCAAGAGGGTGCACAGCGGCATCGAGCTCGCCAAGCCGGCCCAGCCGCGGAAGAAAGCGCGCAACGTCCCCGACGGCGAGAAGGACAACAGCTACTGGGAGCGCCGGCGGAAGAACAACGAGGCCGCCAAGCGGTCGCGGGAGATGCGGAAGGCCAAGGAGGGAGAGATCGCGGTCCGAGCCGTCCTGctggaggaggagaacatcAAGCTGCGCTCGCAGGTGGGAGACCTGAAACAGGAGACGGAGCGGCTCAGAGCGCTGCTGTACGCCTCGTCCCCGGGGAAGGGCGAGAAGTGA